The following are encoded in a window of bacterium genomic DNA:
- the argH gene encoding argininosuccinate lyase, which translates to MTLWKGRTGGTLDAAMERLNRSLPVDIRLLAYDIAVNRAWIAELARLGVLSPGEAEDLAAELDNIAEEHEAGAFVAGELPDEDVHSLVERLLTERVGEAGARVHSGRSRNDQVATDLRLYLKDACDDIIAAIRELAGVLLETAEVHAATVMPGYTHLQPALPVTLGFDLASFASELSRDLDRFADARKRADDCPLGAGALAGSGLPVDRVELANALGFARPMANALDAVSSRDAALEFCFASVQCALTLSRRAEDGIIRATREFAHLRLPDATSTGSSMMPQKRNPDGLELVRAKAAAILGRATGLAALLKGLPHAYAKDLQEDKAAVFETHDALRLSIDVMRAHYDALEYDVDAMAAGIPLACAATDFADALVAKGVPFRRAHEIVSSLIRELEDAGQDIADLAPDEIARRLDLPEEVARWSPQASIERRRVLGGTAVAAVRAQIAALRRHFAAG; encoded by the coding sequence ATGACGCTCTGGAAGGGACGGACCGGCGGCACGCTCGACGCGGCGATGGAGCGCTTAAACCGCAGCCTGCCCGTCGATATCCGCCTGCTCGCCTACGACATTGCCGTCAACCGCGCGTGGATCGCGGAACTGGCGCGCCTTGGCGTGCTTTCGCCGGGCGAGGCCGAGGATCTGGCCGCCGAGCTCGACAACATCGCCGAGGAGCACGAAGCGGGCGCGTTTGTCGCCGGCGAGCTGCCCGATGAGGACGTGCACAGCCTTGTCGAGCGACTTCTCACCGAGCGCGTGGGCGAAGCGGGCGCGCGCGTGCACAGCGGACGGTCGCGCAACGATCAGGTCGCGACCGATCTGCGCCTGTATCTCAAGGACGCGTGCGACGACATCATCGCCGCGATCCGCGAATTGGCGGGCGTGCTGCTCGAAACGGCCGAGGTCCACGCAGCAACGGTGATGCCCGGATACACGCACCTGCAACCCGCTCTGCCGGTGACGCTCGGCTTCGATCTGGCGTCGTTCGCGTCCGAACTGTCGCGCGATCTCGACCGCTTCGCTGACGCGAGAAAACGCGCGGACGATTGCCCTCTCGGCGCGGGCGCCCTGGCCGGGTCGGGATTGCCGGTCGATCGCGTCGAGCTTGCTAACGCGCTCGGTTTCGCGCGCCCGATGGCGAACGCGCTTGACGCCGTTTCGTCCCGCGACGCCGCGCTCGAATTCTGCTTCGCGTCCGTGCAATGCGCGCTCACGCTTTCGCGCCGCGCCGAGGATGGGATCATCCGCGCCACGCGCGAATTCGCGCACCTGCGTTTGCCGGACGCGACAAGCACGGGCTCTTCGATGATGCCGCAAAAGCGCAATCCCGACGGCCTGGAGCTTGTACGCGCCAAGGCCGCGGCGATCCTCGGCCGCGCGACCGGCCTCGCCGCGCTTCTCAAGGGCCTGCCGCACGCCTACGCCAAGGATCTGCAGGAAGACAAGGCGGCTGTCTTCGAAACGCACGACGCGCTGCGCCTTTCGATCGACGTCATGCGCGCGCACTACGACGCGCTCGAATATGACGTGGATGCGATGGCCGCGGGCATTCCGCTCGCTTGCGCGGCGACGGATTTCGCCGACGCGCTTGTCGCCAAAGGAGTGCCGTTTCGCAGGGCGCATGAGATTGTTTCGTCGCTCATCCGCGAGCTCGAGGACGCGGGGCAGGATATCGCGGACCTCGCGCCCGACGAGATTGCCCGCCGGCTCGACTTGCCCGAGGAGGTCGCCCGCTGGTCGCCCCAGGCGTCCATCGAGCGCCGCCGCGTCCTTGGCGGCACCGCCGTGGCCGCCGTCCGCGCGCAGATCGCCGCGCTCCGCCGCCACTTCGCGGCCGGCTGA
- a CDS encoding amidohydrolase family protein, translated as MAAPTIVDAWIQHPTRGFINHPMFASLRRWLRIDNVVVDIPHEMTLAAMDEAGVSIGVACAWHGPDGAMISNDDVAALVAAHPDRFIGLAAVDLMRPADGVAEFKSRVGGEGFRGARVLPWLWNLPPTDRRYYPLFAACCELGVPVCWQVGHTGPLRPSDPGRPIPYLEQVALDFPELVIVGGHIGHPWVTEMISCATKFENVYIDTSAYVPKRFPAALVAYMRGHGRRKVLFGSNFPMLMPARCLEGLDDLGLDDEAKALYLAGNAMRVFGIGQG; from the coding sequence ATGGCCGCTCCCACGATCGTCGACGCGTGGATCCAGCATCCGACGCGCGGGTTCATCAATCACCCGATGTTCGCGTCGCTTCGCCGATGGCTGCGCATCGACAATGTCGTGGTCGACATTCCGCATGAGATGACGCTCGCGGCGATGGACGAGGCCGGCGTTTCGATCGGCGTCGCCTGCGCGTGGCATGGACCCGACGGCGCGATGATCTCGAACGACGATGTCGCCGCGCTCGTCGCGGCGCACCCCGACCGTTTCATCGGCCTGGCCGCTGTCGATCTCATGCGCCCGGCGGACGGCGTCGCCGAGTTCAAATCGCGCGTTGGCGGCGAGGGATTCCGCGGCGCGCGCGTTCTGCCGTGGCTGTGGAATCTGCCGCCGACGGATCGCCGTTATTATCCGCTGTTCGCCGCCTGCTGCGAGCTTGGCGTACCCGTCTGCTGGCAGGTCGGGCACACGGGCCCGTTGCGCCCGTCGGATCCCGGCCGACCGATTCCGTATCTCGAGCAGGTCGCACTCGATTTTCCGGAACTCGTCATCGTCGGCGGCCACATCGGCCATCCGTGGGTGACGGAGATGATCTCCTGCGCGACGAAATTCGAGAACGTCTACATCGATACTTCGGCTTACGTACCGAAGCGATTCCCCGCCGCGCTTGTCGCGTACATGCGCGGCCACGGCCGGCGCAAGGTCCTGTTCGGTTCGAACTTTCCCATGCTGATGCCCGCGCGGTGCCTGGAAGGGCTCGACGATCTTGGCCTCGACGACGAGGCGAAGGCGCTCTACCTCGCGGGTAACGCGATGCGCGTCTTCGGGATTGGACAAGGCTGA